A genome region from Brassica oleracea var. oleracea cultivar TO1000 chromosome C2, BOL, whole genome shotgun sequence includes the following:
- the LOC106327630 gene encoding phosphoinositide phosphatase SAC4-like isoform X1 produces MIGWNGSGVYRVLKIDRLDASELNVSEDSTAYTKKECYELLKRIHEGNKATGGLKLVTLCYGIIGFIKLLGPYYMLVITERREIGDICGHRVYEVSKSEIISLQNSSVLCNIANSRDENRYKRLLSVVDLTKDFFFSYSYNIMRSFQKNMCDHESASGGTTLYKKMFVWNEFLTRGIRHHLRNTVWTVALVYGFFKQTSLSEAGRNFKLTLIARRSRHNAGTRYLKRGINESGNVANDVETEQILSEDVPEDHPMQISSVVQYRGSIPLFWSQETSRMNLKPDIVLSKRDLIYEATRLHFENLAERYGIPIIILNLIKTKERRPRESILRAEFANAIDFINKDLPEENRLRFLHWDLHKHFQSKTANVLALLGKVATCALMLTGFFYHQVTPSMKLEGYMSSSSSEAEMSPHNSSDDDCGEFDSVEKSFPPKNVASGDYDGKPGRLQRGVLRTNCIDCLDRTNVAQYAYGWAALGQQLHALGIRNAPTIELDDPLSSSLMVLYERMGDTLAYQYGGSAAHNKVFSERRGQWRAATQSQEFLRTLQRYYNNTYMDADKQDAINIFLGTFQPEQGKQAVWELRSDSQSNVQNVEMNMGEDERFFVKRCLSDGNILHEGRTPMSAMSSKHESISRKGFESSHQVTHIISESSPDMPAVGYVALSRCTPSMPSTYFFGDARKVQHNGSNSNYLSEQEDMSSVSNFVDVEWLSSSENLCDNDQSLRPPVLASYSTAEMSSSENIISEAKQPPPAMSESGSSSRKGKEPMEAEPSVHTKICDDFTDSFKQWVAYGEALCH; encoded by the exons ATGATTGGTTGGAATGGTAGTGGAGTGTATAGAGTACTCAAGATAGACCGCCTTGATGCGTCTGAGCTTAACGTCAGTGAGGATTCTACTGCTTATACCAAGAAAGAATGCTACGAGTTGCTTAAACGGATACACGAAGGAAACAAGGCCACTGGAGGGCTTAAACTTGTCACTCTCTGTTATGGCATCATTG GGTTTATTAAGCTCCTGGGACCATACTATATGCTGGTTATAACTGAAAGAAGAGAGATAGGTGACATTTGTGGTCACAGGGTCTATGAAGTGTCCAAGAGTGAGATCATCTCATTGCAGAATTCTAGCGTGCTTTGCAACATTGCGAATTCAAGAGACGAGAACAG GTACAAGAGGCTCCTTTCTGTAGTGGACCTTACAAAGGACTTCTTTTTCAGCTATTCTTACAACATAATGCGAAGTTTCCAGAAGAATATGTGCGACCATGAGAGTGCCAGTGGTGGTACCACCCTCTATAAGAAAATGTTTGTGTGGAACGAGTTCCTGACTCGTGGTATTCGACATCATCTTCGGAATACCGTGTGGACTGTCGCATTGGTGTATGGTTTCTTTAAGCAG ACATCACTTTCTGAGGCTGGAAGGAATTTCAAACTCACTCTTATTGCTAGGCGTTCCCGTCATAATGCTGGAACAAG GTACTTGAAACGAGGAATAAACGAAAGTGGCAATGTTGCTAATGATGTCGAAACGGAGCAGATACTGTCTGAGGACGTTCCTGAAGACCATCCCATGCAAATAAGTTCTGTTGTGCAGTATCGTGGCTCAATCCCTCTATTTTGGTCACAGGAGACTTCACGGATGAATCTTAAGCCGGATATAGTAT TGTCAAAAAGGGACCTGATCTATGAGGCAACTAGACTTCATTTTGAGAACCTTGCAGAGCGATATGGAATCCCCATCATTATTCTGAACTTGATCAAG ACAAAAGAGAGGAGACCCAGGGAGTCAATTCTCCGGGCAGAGTTTGCCAATGCAATTGACTTTATAAACAAAGATCTGCCTGAAGAAAATCGTCTAAGATTCCTCCACTGGGACTTGCACAAACATTTTCAGAG CAAAACAGCGAATGTGTTGGCACTTCTTGGCAAAGTAGCTACATGTGCTTTGATGCTAACCGGTTTCTTTTATCATCAAGTTACCCCATCAATGAAGCTCGAGGGTTATATGAGCTCCTCTTCTTCTGA GGCCGAAATGTCTCCACATAATAGTTCTGACGATGATTGTGGGGAATTTGATTCCGTTGAGAAGAGTTTTCCCCCTAAGAATGTTGCTAGTGGCGATTATGATGGCAAGCCTGGTAGACTCCAGAGGGGCGTGCTGAGAACCAATTGTATAGATTGTCTTGACCGTACAAATGTTGCACAATATGCATATGGTTGGGCTGCTCTAGGTCAACAGCTCCATGCCTTAGGAATTAGGAACGCTCCAACAATAGAACTTGATGATCCTTTGTCAAGTTCATTAATGGTTTTATATGAGAGAATGGGAGACACACTAGCTTATCAGTATGGTGGATCTGCAGCTCACAATAAG GTCTTCAGTGAGAGGAGAGGCCAGTGGAGAGCAGCAACCCAGTCACAAGAGTTCTTGAGGACTCTGCAACGCTATTATAATAACACATATATGGATGCGGATAAGCAAGATGCCATTAATAT ATTTCTAGGTACTTTCCAGCCTGAACAAGGGAAGCAGGCGGTTTGGGAGTTGCGTTCAGATTCCCAGTCAAATGTGCAAAATGTAGAGATGAACATGGGGGAAGATGAAAG GTTTTTTGTGAAGAGGTGCTTATCAGATGGGAATATTCTCCATGAAGGTCGCACACCTATGTCTGCGATGAGTAGCAAGCATGAAAGCATATCACGTAAAGGCTTTGAATCCTCACACCAGGTGACTCATATAATTTCAGAGTCGTCACCAGACATGCCAGCTGTTGGTTATGTAGCATTATCGAG GTGTACTCCGTCAATGCCTAGCACATATTTTTTTGGAGATGCGCGGAAGGTTCAACATAATGGTAGTAACTCCAATTACTTGTCCGAACAGGAAGACATGTCTAGTGTCTCAAATTTTGTTGATGTCGAATGGCTTTCTTCATCGGAAAATCTATGCGATAACGATCAATCGTTAAG
- the LOC106327630 gene encoding phosphoinositide phosphatase SAC4-like isoform X2 yields the protein MIGWNGSGVYRVLKIDRLDASELNVSEDSTAYTKKECYELLKRIHEGNKATGGLKLVTLCYGIIGFIKLLGPYYMLVITERREIGDICGHRVYEVSKSEIISLQNSSVLCNIANSRDENRYKRLLSVVDLTKDFFFSYSYNIMRSFQKNMCDHESASGGTTLYKKMFVWNEFLTRGIRHHLRNTVWTVALVYGFFKQTSLSEAGRNFKLTLIARRSRHNAGTRYLKRGINESGNVANDVETEQILSEDVPEDHPMQISSVVQYRGSIPLFWSQETSRMNLKPDIVLSKRDLIYEATRLHFENLAERYGIPIIILNLIKTKERRPRESILRAEFANAIDFINKDLPEENRLRFLHWDLHKHFQSKTANVLALLGKVATCALMLTGFFYHQVTPSMKLEGYMSSSSSDSDDDCGEFDSVEKSFPPKNVASGDYDGKPGRLQRGVLRTNCIDCLDRTNVAQYAYGWAALGQQLHALGIRNAPTIELDDPLSSSLMVLYERMGDTLAYQYGGSAAHNKVFSERRGQWRAATQSQEFLRTLQRYYNNTYMDADKQDAINIFLGTFQPEQGKQAVWELRSDSQSNVQNVEMNMGEDERFFVKRCLSDGNILHEGRTPMSAMSSKHESISRKGFESSHQVTHIISESSPDMPAVGYVALSRCTPSMPSTYFFGDARKVQHNGSNSNYLSEQEDMSSVSNFVDVEWLSSSENLCDNDQSLRPPVLASYSTAEMSSSENIISEAKQPPPAMSESGSSSRKGKEPMEAEPSVHTKICDDFTDSFKQWVAYGEALCH from the exons ATGATTGGTTGGAATGGTAGTGGAGTGTATAGAGTACTCAAGATAGACCGCCTTGATGCGTCTGAGCTTAACGTCAGTGAGGATTCTACTGCTTATACCAAGAAAGAATGCTACGAGTTGCTTAAACGGATACACGAAGGAAACAAGGCCACTGGAGGGCTTAAACTTGTCACTCTCTGTTATGGCATCATTG GGTTTATTAAGCTCCTGGGACCATACTATATGCTGGTTATAACTGAAAGAAGAGAGATAGGTGACATTTGTGGTCACAGGGTCTATGAAGTGTCCAAGAGTGAGATCATCTCATTGCAGAATTCTAGCGTGCTTTGCAACATTGCGAATTCAAGAGACGAGAACAG GTACAAGAGGCTCCTTTCTGTAGTGGACCTTACAAAGGACTTCTTTTTCAGCTATTCTTACAACATAATGCGAAGTTTCCAGAAGAATATGTGCGACCATGAGAGTGCCAGTGGTGGTACCACCCTCTATAAGAAAATGTTTGTGTGGAACGAGTTCCTGACTCGTGGTATTCGACATCATCTTCGGAATACCGTGTGGACTGTCGCATTGGTGTATGGTTTCTTTAAGCAG ACATCACTTTCTGAGGCTGGAAGGAATTTCAAACTCACTCTTATTGCTAGGCGTTCCCGTCATAATGCTGGAACAAG GTACTTGAAACGAGGAATAAACGAAAGTGGCAATGTTGCTAATGATGTCGAAACGGAGCAGATACTGTCTGAGGACGTTCCTGAAGACCATCCCATGCAAATAAGTTCTGTTGTGCAGTATCGTGGCTCAATCCCTCTATTTTGGTCACAGGAGACTTCACGGATGAATCTTAAGCCGGATATAGTAT TGTCAAAAAGGGACCTGATCTATGAGGCAACTAGACTTCATTTTGAGAACCTTGCAGAGCGATATGGAATCCCCATCATTATTCTGAACTTGATCAAG ACAAAAGAGAGGAGACCCAGGGAGTCAATTCTCCGGGCAGAGTTTGCCAATGCAATTGACTTTATAAACAAAGATCTGCCTGAAGAAAATCGTCTAAGATTCCTCCACTGGGACTTGCACAAACATTTTCAGAG CAAAACAGCGAATGTGTTGGCACTTCTTGGCAAAGTAGCTACATGTGCTTTGATGCTAACCGGTTTCTTTTATCATCAAGTTACCCCATCAATGAAGCTCGAGGGTTATATGAGCTCCTCTTCTTCTGA TTCTGACGATGATTGTGGGGAATTTGATTCCGTTGAGAAGAGTTTTCCCCCTAAGAATGTTGCTAGTGGCGATTATGATGGCAAGCCTGGTAGACTCCAGAGGGGCGTGCTGAGAACCAATTGTATAGATTGTCTTGACCGTACAAATGTTGCACAATATGCATATGGTTGGGCTGCTCTAGGTCAACAGCTCCATGCCTTAGGAATTAGGAACGCTCCAACAATAGAACTTGATGATCCTTTGTCAAGTTCATTAATGGTTTTATATGAGAGAATGGGAGACACACTAGCTTATCAGTATGGTGGATCTGCAGCTCACAATAAG GTCTTCAGTGAGAGGAGAGGCCAGTGGAGAGCAGCAACCCAGTCACAAGAGTTCTTGAGGACTCTGCAACGCTATTATAATAACACATATATGGATGCGGATAAGCAAGATGCCATTAATAT ATTTCTAGGTACTTTCCAGCCTGAACAAGGGAAGCAGGCGGTTTGGGAGTTGCGTTCAGATTCCCAGTCAAATGTGCAAAATGTAGAGATGAACATGGGGGAAGATGAAAG GTTTTTTGTGAAGAGGTGCTTATCAGATGGGAATATTCTCCATGAAGGTCGCACACCTATGTCTGCGATGAGTAGCAAGCATGAAAGCATATCACGTAAAGGCTTTGAATCCTCACACCAGGTGACTCATATAATTTCAGAGTCGTCACCAGACATGCCAGCTGTTGGTTATGTAGCATTATCGAG GTGTACTCCGTCAATGCCTAGCACATATTTTTTTGGAGATGCGCGGAAGGTTCAACATAATGGTAGTAACTCCAATTACTTGTCCGAACAGGAAGACATGTCTAGTGTCTCAAATTTTGTTGATGTCGAATGGCTTTCTTCATCGGAAAATCTATGCGATAACGATCAATCGTTAAG
- the LOC106327630 gene encoding phosphoinositide phosphatase SAC4-like isoform X3 produces MENGGSPLLGSMQEFKLFETQSMISFFFFFFFFFYMIGWNGSGVYRVLKIDRLDASELNVSEDSTAYTKKECYELLKRIHEGNKATGGLKLVTLCYGIIGFIKLLGPYYMLVITERREIGDICGHRVYEVSKSEIISLQNSSVLCNIANSRDENRYKRLLSVVDLTKDFFFSYSYNIMRSFQKNMCDHESASGGTTLYKKMFVWNEFLTRGIRHHLRNTVWTVALVYGFFKQTSLSEAGRNFKLTLIARRSRHNAGTRYLKRGINESGNVANDVETEQILSEDVPEDHPMQISSVVQYRGSIPLFWSQETSRMNLKPDIVLSKRDLIYEATRLHFENLAERYGIPIIILNLIKTKERRPRESILRAEFANAIDFINKDLPEENRLRFLHWDLHKHFQSKTANVLALLGKVATCALMLTGFFYHQVTPSMKLEGYMSSSSSEAEMSPHNSSDDDCGEFDSVEKSFPPKNVASGDYDGKPGRLQRGVLRTNCIDCLDRTNVAQYAYGWAALGQQLHALGIRNAPTIELDDPLSSSLMVLYERMGDTLAYQYGGSAAHNKVFSERRGQWRAATQSQEFLRTLQRYYNNTYMDADKQDAINIFLGTFQPEQGKQAVWELRSDSQSNVQNVEMNMGEDERFFVKRCLSDGNILHEGRTPMSAMSSKHESISRKGFESSHQVTHIISESSPDMPAVGYVALSRCTPSMPSTYFFGDARKVQHNGSNSNYLSEQEDMSSVSNFVDVEWLSSSENLCDNDQSLRPPVLASYSTAEMSSSENIISEAKQPPPAMSESGSSSRKGKEPMEAEPSVHTKICDDFTDSFKQWVAYGEALCH; encoded by the exons ATGGAGAATGGAGGCTCTCCCCTTCTTGGCTCTATGCAAGAGTTTAAACTCTTTGAGACTCAATCG ATGATATCTTTTTTTTTTTTTTTTTTTTTTTTCTTTTACATGATTGGTTGGAATGGTAGTGGAGTGTATAGAGTACTCAAGATAGACCGCCTTGATGCGTCTGAGCTTAACGTCAGTGAGGATTCTACTGCTTATACCAAGAAAGAATGCTACGAGTTGCTTAAACGGATACACGAAGGAAACAAGGCCACTGGAGGGCTTAAACTTGTCACTCTCTGTTATGGCATCATTG GGTTTATTAAGCTCCTGGGACCATACTATATGCTGGTTATAACTGAAAGAAGAGAGATAGGTGACATTTGTGGTCACAGGGTCTATGAAGTGTCCAAGAGTGAGATCATCTCATTGCAGAATTCTAGCGTGCTTTGCAACATTGCGAATTCAAGAGACGAGAACAG GTACAAGAGGCTCCTTTCTGTAGTGGACCTTACAAAGGACTTCTTTTTCAGCTATTCTTACAACATAATGCGAAGTTTCCAGAAGAATATGTGCGACCATGAGAGTGCCAGTGGTGGTACCACCCTCTATAAGAAAATGTTTGTGTGGAACGAGTTCCTGACTCGTGGTATTCGACATCATCTTCGGAATACCGTGTGGACTGTCGCATTGGTGTATGGTTTCTTTAAGCAG ACATCACTTTCTGAGGCTGGAAGGAATTTCAAACTCACTCTTATTGCTAGGCGTTCCCGTCATAATGCTGGAACAAG GTACTTGAAACGAGGAATAAACGAAAGTGGCAATGTTGCTAATGATGTCGAAACGGAGCAGATACTGTCTGAGGACGTTCCTGAAGACCATCCCATGCAAATAAGTTCTGTTGTGCAGTATCGTGGCTCAATCCCTCTATTTTGGTCACAGGAGACTTCACGGATGAATCTTAAGCCGGATATAGTAT TGTCAAAAAGGGACCTGATCTATGAGGCAACTAGACTTCATTTTGAGAACCTTGCAGAGCGATATGGAATCCCCATCATTATTCTGAACTTGATCAAG ACAAAAGAGAGGAGACCCAGGGAGTCAATTCTCCGGGCAGAGTTTGCCAATGCAATTGACTTTATAAACAAAGATCTGCCTGAAGAAAATCGTCTAAGATTCCTCCACTGGGACTTGCACAAACATTTTCAGAG CAAAACAGCGAATGTGTTGGCACTTCTTGGCAAAGTAGCTACATGTGCTTTGATGCTAACCGGTTTCTTTTATCATCAAGTTACCCCATCAATGAAGCTCGAGGGTTATATGAGCTCCTCTTCTTCTGA GGCCGAAATGTCTCCACATAATAGTTCTGACGATGATTGTGGGGAATTTGATTCCGTTGAGAAGAGTTTTCCCCCTAAGAATGTTGCTAGTGGCGATTATGATGGCAAGCCTGGTAGACTCCAGAGGGGCGTGCTGAGAACCAATTGTATAGATTGTCTTGACCGTACAAATGTTGCACAATATGCATATGGTTGGGCTGCTCTAGGTCAACAGCTCCATGCCTTAGGAATTAGGAACGCTCCAACAATAGAACTTGATGATCCTTTGTCAAGTTCATTAATGGTTTTATATGAGAGAATGGGAGACACACTAGCTTATCAGTATGGTGGATCTGCAGCTCACAATAAG GTCTTCAGTGAGAGGAGAGGCCAGTGGAGAGCAGCAACCCAGTCACAAGAGTTCTTGAGGACTCTGCAACGCTATTATAATAACACATATATGGATGCGGATAAGCAAGATGCCATTAATAT ATTTCTAGGTACTTTCCAGCCTGAACAAGGGAAGCAGGCGGTTTGGGAGTTGCGTTCAGATTCCCAGTCAAATGTGCAAAATGTAGAGATGAACATGGGGGAAGATGAAAG GTTTTTTGTGAAGAGGTGCTTATCAGATGGGAATATTCTCCATGAAGGTCGCACACCTATGTCTGCGATGAGTAGCAAGCATGAAAGCATATCACGTAAAGGCTTTGAATCCTCACACCAGGTGACTCATATAATTTCAGAGTCGTCACCAGACATGCCAGCTGTTGGTTATGTAGCATTATCGAG GTGTACTCCGTCAATGCCTAGCACATATTTTTTTGGAGATGCGCGGAAGGTTCAACATAATGGTAGTAACTCCAATTACTTGTCCGAACAGGAAGACATGTCTAGTGTCTCAAATTTTGTTGATGTCGAATGGCTTTCTTCATCGGAAAATCTATGCGATAACGATCAATCGTTAAG